The region gaCATTAGGGTTTAGGTTTCATTTGAACtttagaatttggattttatattacattttttttgttgagATAATTATAGTGAGAGTAAATGACATCTTAGCAAGGATttcagcctataaataggcttatgATGTAATCAGAAAGAAACTAACTCATTtgattttattgatgattttctcTCCCGGAAATATATTTCTCTTGCTTGCTCGATTGCTCGCGCTTTTGTCTTCCCCTGTTTAattctctttctatttttgtgCAATCTTTCTACTGTCTCACATCATTTAGGCTCTCCTCTCCATCTCTGtttaataaaagagaaaaacatcTTGGTCTTATTTCTTTGATAGATTGATAAAAGACCATTTCTGCTCTCTCTTAAGATGGAAAGTTAAGGAATCCTTGTGTTAATGTAATTTAGATATACAAAATTCAGGTAAAAGAGAGTTTGATGTATTTCTTTTGTTACTAAGTGCAGCCACACAGCATATATAAGACTATGCAGACTGCATGTTACACATCAAAGCAAAACTGAAtcctttttttctgtttttttcaGTTTCTTATCACCATTTCAATGTAAAAATGGTATCATGCTTCCATTTGATTTCCAGTTTAGGTCCCGAGCTGCCACAACTTTTTGACATATTTGGCATTACGATCCCATATTTCCTCCCCCAAAGAATGGATCATTGTCTTTGTTGTTTCAGCAATTATATCATTCAGCATGAAAGTTATTTTCACCTTAATCATTTTACGGTTTATATAATCATCGTTTCAACTAAAGTCCATTCTTCTGTGTTTTGATGAGCTGTTTCCCCTGTCAAGACTAAAAAGATAGTTCATATTCTGCAGTACTTCAACTACATGGGAATGCTTGCTGTTGAGGGTTCATACGACAAGATGGAGGCTCTTTTGAGCCACAACATGCACCCAGTAGACATCTTGTTGATGATGGCTGCCTCAGAAGGCGACAAACCGAAAATCGAAGAGCTACTAAGGGCTGGGGCTGATTACACTGTCAAGGATGCAAATGGTCTCACTGCACTTGATAAAGCAAACAGTAATGAAATTAAAGATCTAATCCTTGGCTTCTCTGCTAAGAAGGCTTGACATTAGAGCTTTGTTGCAAGTCTTTGAATTTGCATCTGTTTTTGTTCTTCTCCTCATTTTGAATTCTCCTGCCTTCCAGTGTCTTCCCCTCCTGCCTTCCAGTGTCTTCCCCAAGCTGTAATTTTATTACCAGAGGTCGTCAGACTTCGCCCGAAATCTTTCATTCTCGTAGTTAAGGTTGgctatatgaattttaactcgtttgaaaaagaaagaaaaaaacaaagaatctAATGCAGCTCCGATGTTATCTAtgattgtttaaaaaatatgagatttgtTTCATACATCTTGGATAAAAACAGCAAAAATCTTCTTCCATATGCTCGCTTGGCAACTTCTCCACCAATTTTCTCTTCATATATTTCCTTCAACCAGatagagaaaggaaagaaaattttattttttctttgctttcttctttctttaagTCACAAGGCAATCAGATAAGAACaacttttaagattttattttattttttagtttctcTCTTTTCAGTATAACAgttatttccattttctttctgcTGCCAAAACCTGTGTATTGAAACCCACAAAAAAACAAGCATTTGTTTCATTATTCCATAAAAACATAGAcagaataattattaattaataatattctaATGCTTGGGAAGTGGCAAACATGATGAAAGCAGAGCAGACACCCAAGCTTGCTTCGAACTTGGAACCATTCAACTGGCCCATCTTTACTTGCTGCTAACTTTCATGTCACCAATTTAAAGAAGCAAGCTCCATGTGCTCCACCCAGCCATTTACATTTACTAAGCAATATTCATATTTCAtagtaattaatatatatatcattaattaattaataaaaatatttttaaataaaaaataaaatttaataaatgcgCGCATTTGCCAAAAATATATACTGTCCTTACCTCTTTTTCATGTAAAACAGTTGAGGCTACCTTAATTGTCTGATGAGCATGCATTCATGCATTCAATAATAAAGAGTAGTGaaggattaattaattaaaccaaGCCTCTATAAATTAGACGACCTTCCAGCTCCAGCCACTCCAAGCCCAAGGCCACTTcccatgcatgcatgatgcatcATCCTCCTCAAGCCATAATGCCTGCTATTAAGCTCTGTTTCCCACTGCTTCTCTGTGCTCTTCTTCTTTCCGCTTATTTTTCCACCCCCACCCAAGCAACAGCAGCAGCcgaagcagaagcagaagcaTTTCAGGACCAGAAAGATAAACTGCTTCCCACTTACGATAATATTCCTGGTTATCAAGGCGATGCTGCTGCCGGCGGGGGGGCGCCTCCATTAGGCTTTGGCGCCGGTGGACAGTTTGGTGCCGGAGCTGGTGGCCGGTTCGGCGGCGTTGGAGCTGGGTTTGGCGGCGGAGCTGGTGGCTGGCTTGGCGGCGGACCTTAACTTGAGAGCGTGAATGATCAGTTACTGCCTGTCTGCCTAGTACTATATAGCCTGTAGCTAGCTAGTAGTTAAATAAGCTTAACTAGCAAGATGAAGACCCAGAATTTAGTTGCATCTCTTATGTGATGTTTGAGGGCTTTTGCTATATACGTGTGTCACAGTGTCAGTGTGTGAAAAATCTGGAGTGATGTATAACTAGAAGCCAGCTACCTAGCTAGTTTCATCagctgctatatatatataatccatcCATCTAGCTATGTGTCTCTTCTAATTAAGCTGTTCTTTGTGTTGTGTTGGTTGGTTAGCCTTGGTATAACATTCATTATATATCAAATGTGCAAATAATAGTCCACCAATCAATTTACAGACTTAAAAAGACGGAAAATGAGTCATCTTTGATGACTTCCTTCAATGGCTACTACACATTCATATACATATAAACTCTATATGTATTCCtcatttttatacttattttaattttaaaatgagacTAAGAAACTAACTAATTAAAATCCATTGTGGACCCAATTACATCCTACCCAGATCCGTATCATATTAGCAACATTATTGATCAAttgaatcaaatcaatcaaattaatttaattctaattgaTTATCTGGATTATCtaagcctatatatatatatattttatatatatggataatGTTATTTGGTTGTGACGTCCCGGTCTCCACTACCACATGTCACCGTAATCCACAATTACAATTTTGGCTTATCTCAAAGGACGGCTATGTTCTGCCAACacaaagtattaaaataatataacgCCTTGGGTGGGGTCTAGGCTTCTCCGCCTTTAACTATCAAGAACTCGGGTTGTATAAATGCAATAGACAGTTGAACGAACATGTGAAGTGGTAGCTTCAAGTAAATGATATAGCTGGAATTTCGCTATAAAAAAGTTATAACCGAGCTGTTGTTGAGGCTGGTGAGTATGAGAACCTGACATTTGTGGAAAAAGATTGTAAAAATTACATTGATAAGGTGAGAAAGTTAAGACTTGGGAAAGGAGATGTTGCTGCTATTCAAGGGTATTTTTCGAAAATGCAAACCCTTTGTCCAGGTTTCTACTTCAATGTTGACTTAGACGAAAAGTGTTGATGGAGGAATGTATTTTGGGCAGATAATAGGTGTAGACAAGCGAATAAGGAATTTGGTGATGTTGTGACATTCGGCACCACATACCTAACTAATAGGTATGACATGCCATTTGCTCCATTCGTTGGTGTAAATCACCACGGGTAGTCGACACTGTTTGGATGTGGTCTACTTTTGAACGAGGACACCAGGACTTTTGTGTGGTTGGTTAGGACATGGTTTTAGTGCATGGAGGATCAGGCTCCCACTGGAATAATCATTGATCAGGATAAGGCTATGCAAAATGCAATTGAGATAGTTTTCCTTAACACGTAGCACATGTGGTATTTGTGGCATATACTAAAGAAGTTaccaaaaaaatttgagaaccaTAGTTGCAAGGCTTCAATTCTTTTGGTTGTACATGACGTGGTGTACAAATCACATAGTCTTAAAGTATTCGAGCAAGGCTGAAGTTCAATGATTGAGAAATATGCACTGCACGACAACGATTGGTTGTCAAGACTATACACACTAGGAGCTTGTTGGGTGCCATGTTTATATGAAAACTAGTTTTGGGGCATGGATGTCAATAACCCAGCAGAGTGAGAGCATGAATGCATTTTTCGATGGTTATGTACATTCAAAAACTTCATTGAagcaatttgttgaacaatataAGCGAGCATTGAGGTCTAAAGTTGAGAAAGAGTTTCAAGCCGACGTTAAGTCATTTTCTCAAATGGTGCCATATGCATCGAGGTATCCCATGGAGAAACAATTTTAAGAAGTGTacacaatctcaaaattcaaggaGTTTCAAGATGAGTTAACAGGGATGTATTGTGAGGTTGTGTCTATCGAAGAGGGATCACTGGGTACGAGATACGAGGTGCGCGAAGATATCATATTTGATGAAAGATTCAAGGAGACAAAGTTTTTAGTTGTTATTGACAAGGAGAAAGGCGATTTTGTTTGTAGCTGTCATATGTTCGAGTTTAGGAAAATAATTTGCAGACATATTGTCACAATATTTATTCGAGATGGTATCAGATCACTTCCCGGCAAGTATATCTTAAGGTGATAGAGGAGAGATGTCAGTTGATCCTACATAAGAGTGAAGATCAATTGCAATGGTTGGATTAGTACGCTTAATTAGTTAAGATACGATAAGTTGTGTAGTGTGTTTGCGAAGGTTGCAGACTTGGTTGTAGATGACAAAGATCGTGTCCAGGCAACTATGGATTGGATGGAATCTCAATTGACTGCATTGAGCAAATCTAATGCGAAGCCAAGTTGTGGTAGTAATATACATGTTGAAGATAGTGTGCAAGAACAAGTTCCTGATTCTGGATAGGCAGCTACAGCTTCAAGTGGGCAAATTTTGGATCCAAGATGCTCGTAGATAAAATGAGCCCCTAGGAAATTTCGTAAGAAGGGCCCAATGAAAACGGGTTCCAAGAAAGAGAAGGTATACtttaatctatttttatttacctAATAATGTAGTGCTCAAATTCCCAATTGTAATGACTGTTACTTTCATTTGATGTCTAGGTGGGATCCTTGAAAGTAAGCCAAGGTAATGCCTCGATGCAAAACATTGTTGAAGACGGTCAGGCATTCAGTGAAGGTTTTACAGAAGAAGCACAATATCACGCTTTGACATCGATCTCGTACTCACAATTAATGGTAAGTACTTGGATGAGATTAGGGTAATAATCTAAGttgtcatttttaaattttcgcaAGTTCCTTTAGGTTATATCCTAATGCTTTCgttttcttttaatttgcaAGTTTCTTTTGGTACGGCTCAGCCCTTCACGCCAATGTATGCGCCCCATCCATGACCCGATGACAACCCACCAAATGTTTGAGGCATTCATTCCAAGTTCTTCTTACCAGCCATCtcgttttattttttcttcttattttctattttgttcttgcattttatttattgtaaaaaCGTTAAATCAAGCTAGCATATTGTAATTCTTCCAATAGGCATGATGTTACACTTTATCTTGCAGGTGATGGATATAGAAGGACATGGATGGCCAACATCCAAGATGGTTTCAACCACTAATGAATGTTGGGTTGATCAATTCTATCTCATGTTGTGTTTTTTATGGAAATTATGATTAATTGCTTTTGTTTTAGTGTTGTAACCCTTGCAGTTACATTTTTATATCTCATATATGTAAAGCATGACATGTATTTAAGGGGAAATGGGTAAGTATTACTTTATTTCTTTACTTTTGTTGTTGGTGTGAGAGTCATTACATAATTTGATAATCATCATGTGATCTATTTCCAATGtaacaattatattttcataCATATGTAGATTCTATTTTTGCGCTGCTTTATCAGGTGCCAAATGAATTGAGGAGTATGGGTCTTGCTATCTGTTGGAGTGTGATACCCAACAAATCCAAGGTGATGATGGTAAGATCGGGTAAGTATAAAACTATCATAGGCTTTGATCCAGGATTGATAGATTTAAAGAAATGTCCAAACCCACTTATAGGAAGACCAATAAGAAGATGGCCCAAGTAAATTTTTCTTGTCTTTAAGGAAAGCGGGCTTGGCCTAGTTGCTCAAACAAGAACCAAACCCAACCCATTAGCTCACCTATTTAAGGCTTGGTTTAGGTTTTCCTTGGGACCGATTCTTAGTTTTACCTTAGTGGGTCTTGGACAGATAAATCTGAGCTTTGAAACCCTCAATTAATCTCCTCCATCATTGGCGATTCATCCGAGCTCAACAGGGAGTTTTTTAGAGATTGTTGATTATGCCGAGCTATTCAGAAGGTAACTATTATTTGTTCATTATTGTTTTTACGGTGAAGCTGTTTATTTGTTAGCATAGAATTGAGTGTTACTGATAATTcctttcttgtttattttttctgaGACAGTGTGGTAGGAGGAAGCCTGTAACACCCAGGATTTTTATAAGAGTGATCTCTTTTAAAGAAGAATATAATGGGTTCAGGATTCAAGAGAGAATAGGTAGATTTCGGGCAAAATATAAGGTGTTTTTGGAGATTTTgagcaaaagtgtaatttctcaaaaataattggaGGCCATTTCGGAGTCAAGACTGGTACCTAAAAGTGAAGAAGGATTGTAAAAATTCTTAGAAATGGAGGAATAACATTttgagggccaaaatgagattttcaaaagttacaaagggtaaaagtgtaatttatgaaaaCTGTGGGCCGAAATGATAAAAGCCAAAAGTTTAGTCATCATGAAGCtagaaaaaaaatcagcaaTTGACCAATAATAAATGGCCAAGTGTCCCCTTAGTTGTCACAATTTGATTGGTTATAAGCTTTTATAAATTAAGCTTTTGGGAGAAAAGTTAAGGCATTTGGGATTAAGATCGGGCCAAATTTTTGTGGGTTTGAGAGGTCTCTAAGAGAGAACTGAGGGAGATGAGTCTATTCTTGAGAGAGATGGAGAAAATctgcaagaaaaatgaaggaaatcgGTGAAGAAACGAAAGAGTTACGGGTTTAGGGAGGAAATCTGCGCGTCGTCAGAATCTAGGCCCGAATCCTTGAAAAATAGCGAGGTAAGTTTCgtttaattttataatcttgtagagcgaagaaagaaggaggtaTAGGAACAAACGggggttgaatcggagttaaaacgaatGAGAAAGCTTGAAAAACCGAGCTATTGTGCAACCGTCGCTGGAGAAAACACGGCCTGTGTAATACATGCACCGCTGCTGGTCGCGAGTGGGGGCGTGGGTCCCCTTCTAGAGGCATGTGAGAGCGCGTGCGGGGCCTTTTTTACCTAAATTTTGCACAGTTATTCCTATATTTATTCCCTACAagcctatgtaaaaatatttaactttggTTTTACGAAATCTTAGGTTTTATGCATAACAGCCTAACCGACGATCGTGAATAGTACCGGGTCAGGTAAATTTGGTGGGTGACTCCTCCTCTTTGAACTCTTGCATCTCTTACATGTTGTACTTTCATTTAGGTGGTTTGCACATCATTTAATACCGTTGGTTCGCATTTTGATACACTTGGACATACATCACTACATTCATGGCTAGTGGCATTGAGATGGGTTGCATCATGTACGTGGTCTTGGACCACACTATCCAAAGTCAGGGAATGGCTATGGCTTTTTGATAACATGATGGCCCGCGGGGGTGATTTCAACGCCCTGGCGTCCCTACCATCGGGTTACTTCACGACATACTACATAATGCATTTGCATGCACATTCAATACTGAGTTATCCATTTAAATATCACTATCTAACTTGAGTgttttatacccctggaacattccacgttccaggtgTAGCAAGTGTTTCAGGTACCCCGGGAGCAAGTAAAGGCAAAAAGGATACGACTAcctaatatttgttttattctgTTTACGTTCCAATAAATCAAGTCATTGTAATCTAGCTACTAAATGACCATTTAAATCTACTACCAATTTCTATTCGAATGTCTTGTAAAATTAACTATATGGAAATACGAAGAATTGAAGCATGGTAAGCTTTTAAGCCAATCTTGTGGTATATTTATG is a window of Diospyros lotus cultivar Yz01 chromosome 10, ASM1463336v1, whole genome shotgun sequence DNA encoding:
- the LOC127811187 gene encoding glycine-rich protein 5-like, whose amino-acid sequence is MPAIKLCFPLLLCALLLSAYFSTPTQATAAAEAEAEAFQDQKDKLLPTYDNIPGYQGDAAAGGGAPPLGFGAGGQFGAGAGGRFGGVGAGFGGGAGGWLGGGP